Proteins encoded in a region of the Frondihabitans sp. 762G35 genome:
- a CDS encoding MFS transporter, which translates to MSSQTTTDRAGSPGGPVRSLVPARMDRLPWTRFHWSVIVGLGISWVLDGLEIQIVASNGFAEEFGMSAGAVGWLGTTYLIGQVVGAIVFGRLSDKLGRKKLFILTLVIYLVGSGVAGLSPAIWFLFVFRFVAGLGIGGEYAAINSAIDELIPSKYRGRVDIAINGTYWGGAALGAAANIFFLNHALFDVNIGWRLAFFIGPVLGILIIFLRRNIPESPRWLMTHGFEKEAEATVDDIEARVRREGGTIDPVDETLAMEVKATDSVPFRTIAHVLLRKYPKRTLVGATMMITQSFLYNAIFFTYALVLTNFYGLNTSNVQYFFFPFAIGNLIGPLVLGPLFDTIGRRKMIFSTYVISGLVLAVSAALFHADLLTATTQTVFWCVAFFFASAGASSAYLTVSEIFPLEIRSQAISYFFALAQIFGAIAPALYGALVGDGTDRNPLTAGYYLGAGIMIVGGVIALIFGVDAERRSLESITEPLSVVRK; encoded by the coding sequence ATGTCGAGTCAGACCACGACGGACCGGGCCGGGAGCCCGGGAGGACCCGTCAGGAGCCTCGTCCCCGCGAGGATGGACCGCCTGCCCTGGACCCGGTTCCACTGGTCGGTGATCGTCGGGCTCGGGATCTCCTGGGTGCTCGACGGCCTGGAGATCCAGATCGTGGCCTCCAACGGCTTCGCCGAGGAGTTCGGCATGTCGGCCGGAGCCGTGGGCTGGCTGGGCACCACCTACCTCATCGGCCAGGTCGTCGGGGCGATCGTCTTCGGGCGCCTCTCCGACAAGCTCGGCCGCAAGAAGCTCTTCATCCTGACGCTCGTCATCTACCTCGTCGGCAGCGGCGTCGCCGGTCTCTCGCCGGCGATCTGGTTCCTCTTCGTCTTCCGCTTCGTCGCGGGGCTCGGGATCGGCGGCGAGTACGCGGCCATCAACTCGGCCATCGACGAGCTGATCCCGTCGAAGTACCGCGGCCGGGTCGACATCGCGATCAACGGCACCTACTGGGGCGGTGCCGCCCTGGGTGCGGCAGCGAACATCTTCTTCCTCAACCACGCGCTCTTCGACGTGAACATCGGGTGGCGCCTCGCGTTCTTCATCGGACCGGTGCTGGGGATCCTGATCATCTTCCTGCGCCGCAACATCCCGGAGAGCCCGCGCTGGCTGATGACCCACGGATTCGAGAAGGAGGCCGAGGCCACCGTCGACGACATCGAGGCGCGTGTCCGCCGCGAGGGCGGCACGATCGACCCGGTCGACGAGACGCTCGCCATGGAGGTCAAGGCCACCGACAGCGTCCCCTTCCGCACGATCGCGCACGTGCTGCTCCGGAAGTACCCGAAGCGGACCCTCGTCGGCGCGACGATGATGATCACGCAGTCGTTCCTCTACAACGCGATCTTCTTCACCTACGCGCTGGTCCTGACGAACTTCTACGGGTTGAACACGAGCAACGTGCAGTACTTCTTCTTCCCCTTCGCGATCGGCAACCTGATCGGCCCGCTCGTGCTGGGACCGCTCTTCGACACCATCGGCCGGCGCAAGATGATCTTCAGCACCTACGTCATCTCCGGCCTCGTCCTGGCGGTCTCCGCGGCGCTCTTCCACGCCGACCTCCTCACGGCGACGACGCAGACGGTGTTCTGGTGCGTGGCGTTCTTCTTCGCCTCGGCGGGAGCGTCGTCGGCCTACCTGACGGTGAGCGAGATCTTCCCGCTCGAGATCCGGAGCCAGGCGATCTCGTACTTCTTCGCCCTGGCGCAGATCTTCGGCGCCATCGCCCCGGCCCTCTACGGCGCCCTCGTCGGCGACGGGACCGACCGCAACCCGCTCACGGCCGGCTACTACCTCGGCGCCGGCATCATGATCGTCGGGGGTGTCATCGCCCTGATCTTCGGAGTCGACGCCGAGCGGCGCTCCCTGGAGTCGATCACGGAGCCGCTCTCCGTCGTGAGGAAGTAG
- a CDS encoding NAD(P)H-hydrate epimerase, translated as MILGYTADQVRAAEAPLLARGERLMERAAMALADEIRSVLARRGSDPGAVLVLAGSGDNGGDALFAAASLASRGVDVRLLTTGLRVHEAGLAAAAAAGVDVASREAEVGSDAFAALAEGIDVIVDGILGIGSGSSPALRGRSREVVETLRPSVLRRIAGAPGVVAVDLPSGIDSDDGSVPDPCVLPALVTVTFGAVKAGLLLAPASGLAGRIRLVDIGLGPGLEGVEPRVSVDGTL; from the coding sequence ATGATCCTCGGGTACACGGCAGACCAGGTCCGCGCGGCGGAGGCGCCGCTCCTCGCACGAGGCGAGCGGCTGATGGAGCGGGCGGCGATGGCGCTCGCCGACGAGATCCGCTCGGTGCTCGCCCGGCGCGGCTCGGACCCCGGCGCCGTGCTCGTCCTCGCCGGCTCGGGAGACAACGGCGGCGACGCGCTCTTCGCCGCGGCGTCGCTGGCGTCACGAGGGGTCGATGTGCGGCTCCTGACGACGGGTTTGCGAGTGCACGAGGCGGGACTGGCCGCCGCCGCGGCCGCGGGCGTCGACGTCGCCAGCCGGGAGGCGGAGGTCGGCTCCGACGCGTTCGCGGCGCTCGCCGAGGGGATCGACGTGATCGTCGACGGGATCCTCGGGATCGGGTCGGGTTCGTCTCCCGCCCTCCGCGGCCGATCGCGCGAGGTCGTCGAGACCCTGCGCCCGTCGGTGCTCCGCCGCATTGCCGGGGCTCCCGGCGTCGTCGCCGTCGATCTGCCGTCGGGCATCGACTCCGACGACGGCTCGGTGCCGGACCCGTGCGTGCTCCCGGCCCTGGTGACGGTGACGTTCGGGGCGGTTAAGGCGGGGCTCCTGTTGGCACCCGCCTCGGGGCTCGCCGGCAGGATCCGCCTGGTCGACATCGGCCTCGGCCCCGGTCTCGAGGGCGTCGAGCCGCGCGTGAGCGTCGACGGCACGCTCTGA
- a CDS encoding alpha/beta fold hydrolase, whose protein sequence is MRATTRNPVDGTEIAYEVGGEGEPLLLVHGSGLSKGTWRGLGYLRDLERDFTVVSLDLRGHGRSGKPHDAASYRPELFVGDVDAVLDAEGLGPVHYVGYSFGARIGLRVALEEPERLRTLTTIGGSYGDMSQAISETFFPGWQEALRSGGMDAFVDGWSAHRGRPVDPATALAFRQNDPAALLAYFEAIEGEESLGMAATASIAVPTLLLAGTDDTRRYEQSQEAAKRMPHGRFFELVGQDHGSSLLPVDEVTDLVRTFLELVAATRAAR, encoded by the coding sequence GTGAGAGCGACCACCCGGAACCCCGTCGACGGCACCGAGATCGCCTACGAGGTGGGCGGCGAGGGCGAACCGCTCCTCCTGGTCCACGGCTCGGGCCTCTCCAAGGGCACCTGGCGCGGGCTCGGCTACCTCCGCGACCTCGAGCGCGACTTCACCGTCGTGAGTCTCGACCTGCGGGGTCACGGCCGGAGCGGCAAACCGCACGACGCCGCGTCCTACCGCCCGGAGCTGTTCGTCGGCGACGTGGACGCCGTGCTCGACGCCGAGGGCCTCGGGCCGGTCCACTACGTCGGCTACTCGTTCGGCGCCCGCATCGGGCTCCGCGTCGCCCTCGAGGAGCCGGAGCGGCTCCGCACCCTCACCACCATCGGCGGCTCCTACGGCGACATGAGCCAGGCGATCTCGGAGACCTTCTTCCCGGGCTGGCAGGAGGCGCTGCGCTCCGGGGGCATGGACGCCTTCGTCGACGGCTGGTCGGCGCACCGGGGCCGACCCGTCGATCCGGCGACAGCCCTGGCCTTCCGGCAGAACGACCCCGCGGCCCTCCTCGCCTACTTCGAGGCGATCGAGGGCGAGGAGAGCCTCGGCATGGCCGCCACGGCGTCGATCGCCGTGCCGACGCTCCTCCTCGCGGGCACCGACGACACCCGACGGTACGAGCAGTCGCAGGAGGCGGCGAAGCGGATGCCGCACGGGCGCTTCTTCGAGCTCGTCGGGCAGGACCACGGGTCGTCGCTCCTGCCGGTCGACGAGGTCACCGACCTCGTGCGGACCTTCCTCGAGCTCGTTGCGGCCACCCGCGCGGCGCGCTGA
- a CDS encoding M18 family aminopeptidase — protein sequence MTLEQDPHLASLAAFIRASPSSYHAAAEAARRLGAAGFQGLSELDEWPAGPGRYFVVRDGAVVAWVTPASASATTPFRIVGAHTDSPSFKLKPNPDAGASGWQQAGVEVYGGPLFNSWLDRDLEFAGRLVTRDGVSHLVRTGPVLRFPQLAVHLDRGVNGEGLKLDPQRHLLPVVGVDGDSGRDVLAALADRAGVDAGDVRGHDVFVADTAAPALLGFDGELFAASRMDNLTSVHAGLEALILAGDDAVEGAPVAVLAAFDHEEVGSTSTSGASGPFLADVLTRISAGLGASETERLRAFAASWCLSSDAGHAVHPNYPERHDPQNRPLPNRGPLLKLNANQRYASDGPGAAEWARSCEQAGVPWQPFVSNNGVPCGSTIGPLTATRLGIRTIDVGVPLLSMHSVRELCGVDDPRSLAGAARAFLRPVT from the coding sequence ATGACTCTCGAACAGGACCCCCACCTCGCCTCCCTCGCCGCCTTCATCCGGGCCTCGCCGTCGTCGTATCACGCGGCCGCCGAGGCCGCCCGTCGCCTCGGGGCGGCCGGATTCCAGGGGCTGAGCGAGCTCGACGAGTGGCCCGCGGGCCCCGGCCGCTACTTCGTCGTCCGCGACGGCGCCGTCGTCGCCTGGGTGACGCCGGCGTCCGCGAGCGCGACCACGCCGTTCCGGATCGTCGGCGCGCACACCGACTCCCCCTCCTTCAAGCTCAAGCCGAACCCGGACGCAGGAGCCTCGGGCTGGCAGCAGGCGGGCGTCGAGGTGTACGGCGGTCCCCTCTTCAACTCCTGGCTCGACCGCGACCTCGAGTTCGCGGGTCGCCTGGTCACCCGCGACGGGGTGTCCCACCTCGTGCGCACCGGACCGGTGCTGCGCTTCCCGCAGCTCGCGGTCCACCTCGACCGCGGGGTCAACGGCGAGGGCCTGAAGCTCGATCCGCAGCGGCACCTCCTGCCCGTCGTCGGCGTGGACGGCGACTCGGGGCGCGACGTCCTGGCGGCGCTGGCCGACCGGGCCGGGGTCGATGCCGGGGACGTGCGGGGGCACGACGTGTTCGTTGCCGACACCGCGGCTCCCGCTCTCCTCGGGTTCGACGGCGAGCTGTTCGCCGCGTCGCGGATGGACAACCTGACGAGCGTCCACGCGGGGCTCGAGGCCCTGATCCTCGCCGGCGACGACGCTGTCGAGGGGGCACCCGTCGCCGTCCTCGCGGCCTTCGACCACGAGGAGGTCGGCTCCACGTCGACCTCGGGGGCGAGCGGGCCGTTCCTGGCCGACGTCCTGACCCGGATCTCGGCCGGACTCGGCGCCTCGGAGACCGAGCGCCTGCGCGCGTTCGCCGCGTCGTGGTGCCTCTCGTCCGACGCGGGGCACGCCGTCCACCCCAACTACCCGGAGCGGCACGACCCGCAGAACCGACCGCTGCCGAACCGCGGCCCGCTCCTCAAGCTGAACGCGAATCAGCGCTACGCCTCGGACGGTCCGGGGGCGGCCGAGTGGGCGCGCTCCTGCGAACAGGCGGGCGTGCCGTGGCAGCCGTTCGTGTCGAACAACGGGGTGCCCTGCGGGTCGACCATCGGACCGCTGACGGCGACCCGGCTCGGGATCCGGACAATCGACGTCGGCGTGCCGCTGCTCTCGATGCACTCGGTGCGCGAGCTCTGCGGCGTGGACGACCCGCGCAGTCTCGCGGGTGCCGCGCGGGCGTTCCTCCGCCCGGTCACCTAG
- a CDS encoding class I adenylate-forming enzyme family protein produces MTTIDTDPRGLAEFDRGGASTANSDYDPGVLRGVFESTFTYANGVERNIHRYAARTALTDSETGRSWTYRDLGDVTGRLVAGLAAHGVGVGDVVCYQLMNRPEFAFLYVATQGLRAVGSPMNFRLAPGETAYILDDSRPAVFVFEAADAEQIAEALGLAEHRPAVLVAVGGEDVSAVEGALRFDDLLIDGAPPFRAPEGASVWDETTRLYTSGTTGRPKAVPLTSLNEVLTAHDVIINMSLTPKDKTVNMSPWFHRGGTYCAGPNTVFYVGAEAVTLPRFDAGLLLDLVERNGLTYVIGAPTNLERLADVQESTPRDLATLRGIVTMGAPFERNAALRYQRILTPNISNGYGTTEAFWNTFLPGDELTVHAGAAGRASIDDDVAVVRVGGTGLGDPTDHVARDGREIGEVAVRSVKSGYTYRNNPEEDAKKFRDGWFFAGDLATWNEDEVVTIVGRKDDMIISGGENIHPVQVEEVLAVHESVADSIVCGLPDAEWGQLVVAYVVLRGGRPADPQAAADALEASCRASTALADFKRPRLYAFVDELPYTTTGKKQHFVLQDGAARDARAGLFVRPGR; encoded by the coding sequence ATGACGACGATCGACACGGATCCGCGGGGCCTGGCGGAGTTCGACCGGGGCGGGGCGAGCACCGCGAACAGCGACTACGACCCGGGGGTCCTCCGCGGGGTGTTCGAGTCGACCTTCACCTACGCCAACGGGGTCGAGCGGAACATCCACCGCTACGCCGCCCGGACCGCCCTCACCGACTCGGAGACCGGGCGGAGCTGGACCTACCGCGACCTCGGCGACGTCACCGGCAGGCTCGTCGCGGGTCTCGCCGCGCACGGCGTGGGGGTCGGCGACGTGGTCTGCTACCAGCTGATGAACCGGCCCGAGTTCGCGTTCCTCTACGTCGCGACCCAGGGCCTCCGGGCCGTGGGATCGCCCATGAACTTCCGGCTGGCGCCCGGCGAGACCGCCTACATCCTCGACGACTCCCGCCCCGCGGTCTTCGTCTTCGAGGCGGCCGACGCGGAGCAGATCGCGGAGGCGCTGGGGCTGGCCGAGCACCGGCCCGCCGTCCTCGTGGCGGTCGGCGGCGAGGACGTCTCCGCGGTCGAGGGGGCGCTCCGCTTCGACGACCTCCTGATCGACGGTGCCCCGCCCTTCCGCGCGCCGGAGGGCGCGAGCGTCTGGGACGAGACGACACGGCTGTACACCTCCGGCACCACGGGCCGCCCGAAGGCCGTCCCGCTGACGAGCCTGAACGAGGTCCTCACGGCGCACGACGTGATCATCAACATGTCGCTCACCCCGAAGGACAAGACCGTCAACATGTCCCCGTGGTTCCACCGCGGCGGGACCTACTGCGCCGGCCCGAACACCGTCTTCTACGTCGGCGCCGAGGCCGTGACGCTCCCCCGGTTCGACGCGGGGCTCCTCCTCGACCTGGTCGAGCGGAACGGGCTCACCTACGTCATCGGCGCCCCGACCAACCTCGAGCGACTTGCCGACGTGCAGGAGTCGACGCCTCGCGACCTCGCCACCCTCCGCGGCATCGTGACGATGGGCGCACCGTTCGAGCGGAACGCGGCCCTCCGCTACCAGCGCATCCTGACCCCCAACATCTCGAACGGCTACGGCACGACCGAGGCCTTCTGGAACACCTTCCTCCCCGGCGACGAGCTCACCGTCCACGCAGGAGCCGCGGGGCGCGCGAGCATCGACGACGACGTGGCCGTGGTCCGCGTCGGCGGCACGGGCCTCGGCGACCCGACCGACCACGTCGCCCGCGACGGCCGGGAGATCGGCGAGGTCGCCGTGCGCAGCGTGAAGTCCGGCTACACCTACCGGAACAACCCCGAGGAGGACGCCAAGAAGTTCCGCGACGGCTGGTTCTTCGCCGGCGACCTCGCGACGTGGAACGAGGACGAGGTCGTCACGATCGTCGGCCGCAAGGACGACATGATCATCTCCGGCGGCGAGAACATCCACCCGGTGCAGGTCGAGGAGGTGCTCGCCGTGCACGAGTCGGTGGCCGACTCCATCGTCTGCGGGCTGCCCGACGCGGAGTGGGGCCAGCTCGTCGTCGCCTACGTCGTGCTCCGGGGCGGCCGACCCGCCGATCCCCAGGCCGCAGCGGACGCCCTCGAGGCGTCCTGCCGCGCGAGCACCGCCCTGGCCGACTTCAAGAGGCCGAGGCTCTACGCCTTCGTCGACGAGCTCCCGTACACGACCACGGGCAAGAAGCAGCACTTCGTCCTCCAGGACGGGGCCGCCCGCGACGCCCGGGCGGGCCTGTTCGTCCGGCCGGGCCGGTGA
- a CDS encoding ABC transporter ATP-binding protein: MIHAQNLTKRYGDRAALDDVTFDVKPGLVTGFLGPNGAGKSTTMRLIVGLDRATSGDVTVNGRHYSEHRSPLREVGVLLDAKAVHRGRSAFDHLMAMGATHGIGRKRVDEVIALTGLGSVAKKRVGGFSLGMGQRLGIAAALLGDPATLILDEPVNGLDPEGVVWVRNLARHLAREGRTVFLSSHLMSEMAQTADHIIVLGRGRVIADEPVASVLARAKGDGVRVRTPDVAALAPLLSTGGVTVTGTEADLLEVRGLAAARIGEIAAGAGVVLHELTPLAGSLEDAYMALTQDDVEYRTTTAPEEAHA, from the coding sequence ATGATCCACGCCCAGAACCTCACCAAGCGCTACGGCGATCGCGCCGCCCTCGACGACGTCACCTTCGACGTCAAGCCCGGCCTCGTCACCGGCTTCCTCGGTCCGAACGGCGCCGGGAAGTCGACCACGATGCGCCTCATCGTCGGCCTCGACCGGGCCACCTCCGGCGACGTCACCGTCAACGGCCGCCACTACTCCGAGCACCGGTCGCCGCTCCGCGAGGTCGGCGTCCTCCTCGACGCGAAGGCCGTGCACCGCGGGCGCAGCGCCTTCGACCACCTCATGGCCATGGGAGCGACCCACGGCATCGGCCGCAAGCGCGTCGACGAGGTCATCGCGCTCACCGGGCTCGGCTCGGTCGCCAAGAAGCGCGTCGGCGGCTTCTCGCTGGGGATGGGGCAGCGGCTCGGCATCGCGGCGGCCCTCCTCGGCGACCCGGCCACCCTCATCCTGGACGAGCCCGTCAACGGTCTCGACCCCGAGGGCGTCGTCTGGGTCCGCAACCTGGCTCGCCACCTCGCTCGCGAGGGACGCACCGTCTTCCTGTCGTCGCACCTCATGAGCGAGATGGCGCAGACCGCCGACCACATCATCGTGCTGGGTCGCGGCCGCGTCATCGCCGACGAGCCCGTCGCGAGCGTCCTGGCCCGCGCCAAGGGCGACGGGGTCCGGGTGCGCACCCCTGACGTCGCGGCCCTCGCCCCGCTGCTCTCCACCGGCGGCGTGACCGTCACCGGCACCGAGGCCGACCTCCTCGAGGTGCGCGGTCTGGCCGCCGCACGCATCGGCGAGATCGCCGCCGGAGCCGGCGTCGTCCTCCACGAGCTCACCCCCCTCGCCGGCTCCCTGGAGGACGCCTACATGGCGCTCACCCAGGACGACGTCGAGTACCGCACCACCACCGCCCCCGAGGAGGCCCACGCATGA
- a CDS encoding ABC transporter permease codes for MTAATTTAPRQAHATLSRLTFGGILRSEWIKLRSLRSTFWCYLFILVINVGFALLVSSLIGDTTGGQQGPGSRIATTGGGSEALTVITAGLSLSALLSAVLGALMITGEYGTGMIKSTFTADPKRLGALFGKALVFGVVTFVVGFVSMILAALVAAPGLSNAKVTLDWGDSQVWLALVGGTGYLALAGLLAYGLGAIIRSSAGGIAAGIGLLFVVPIVLQIVTSLTQAKWIQNVSTFLPGNAGGKIYAYGGGKASVVDGLVTLDATQGLLVIVGWVVVVMALATLLVKRRDA; via the coding sequence ATGACCGCCGCCACCACCACCGCGCCCCGCCAGGCGCACGCGACGCTGTCGCGCCTCACCTTCGGCGGCATCCTGCGCTCCGAGTGGATCAAGCTCCGCTCCCTGCGATCCACCTTCTGGTGCTACCTGTTCATCCTCGTGATCAACGTGGGCTTCGCCCTTCTCGTCTCGAGCCTGATCGGCGACACGACCGGTGGACAGCAGGGTCCCGGATCCCGCATCGCCACCACCGGCGGCGGGTCCGAGGCTCTGACCGTGATCACGGCGGGCCTCAGCCTCTCGGCCCTCCTGAGCGCCGTCCTCGGCGCCCTGATGATCACCGGCGAGTACGGCACCGGCATGATCAAGTCGACCTTCACGGCCGACCCGAAGCGCCTCGGCGCCCTCTTCGGCAAGGCCCTCGTCTTCGGCGTCGTCACCTTCGTCGTCGGATTCGTGTCGATGATCCTGGCGGCCCTGGTCGCGGCTCCCGGCCTCTCGAACGCGAAGGTCACCCTCGACTGGGGCGACTCGCAGGTCTGGCTCGCGCTCGTCGGCGGCACCGGCTACCTGGCCCTCGCCGGTCTCCTCGCCTACGGCCTCGGCGCGATCATCCGCAGCAGCGCCGGTGGGATCGCCGCGGGCATCGGACTCCTCTTCGTCGTGCCGATCGTGCTGCAGATCGTCACGAGCCTGACGCAGGCGAAGTGGATCCAGAACGTCTCGACCTTCCTCCCCGGCAACGCGGGCGGCAAGATCTACGCCTACGGCGGCGGGAAGGCGAGCGTCGTCGACGGTCTCGTGACGCTCGACGCGACGCAGGGGCTCCTCGTCATCGTCGGGTGGGTCGTGGTCGTCATGGCCCTCGCGACCCTGCTCGTGAAGCGCCGAGACGCCTGA
- a CDS encoding ferritin-like domain-containing protein, giving the protein MFDKRFITNAINRSAETSLDRRKFFAAAGVAGVGAGVTALASGTAASAATAAASPVSDATVLNFALNLEYLEAEFYLHAVYGTGLPSSQTDGSGTLGGVTGGRAVPWKDANLKSIATEIANDERAHVNFLRTALAGSKVSRPAIDLKSSFTAAAMAAGLIKAGQTFDPFASQENFLLGAFIFEDVGVTAYKGAAPLITNSTYLSAAAGILSVEAYHAGIIRTSLLNLGLAVPADKIAVARDRLDGTGRFEYGPTTNHVIDLVPTDSNGIVFGRTPARVLNIAYLTPNAATKGGFFPAGVNGDINASGAPGDPTA; this is encoded by the coding sequence ATGTTCGACAAACGCTTCATCACCAACGCCATCAACCGCAGTGCGGAGACGTCGCTCGACCGACGCAAGTTCTTCGCCGCAGCCGGCGTCGCCGGCGTCGGAGCAGGCGTCACAGCGCTGGCCTCCGGCACCGCCGCTTCCGCTGCGACGGCAGCGGCATCCCCCGTCTCCGACGCCACCGTCCTCAACTTCGCCCTCAACCTCGAGTACCTCGAGGCCGAGTTCTATCTCCACGCCGTGTACGGCACCGGACTGCCCTCCTCGCAGACCGACGGAAGCGGAACCCTGGGCGGCGTCACGGGTGGCCGTGCCGTGCCGTGGAAGGACGCCAACCTCAAGAGCATCGCCACCGAGATCGCGAACGACGAGCGCGCTCACGTGAACTTCCTCCGGACCGCACTGGCCGGATCGAAGGTCTCGCGCCCGGCGATCGACCTCAAGTCCAGCTTCACCGCGGCCGCCATGGCCGCCGGTCTCATCAAGGCGGGCCAGACCTTCGACCCGTTCGCCAGCCAGGAGAACTTCCTGCTCGGCGCCTTCATCTTCGAGGACGTGGGGGTCACGGCCTACAAGGGCGCGGCGCCGCTCATCACGAACTCGACGTACCTCAGCGCTGCGGCCGGCATCCTGTCGGTCGAGGCGTACCACGCGGGCATCATCCGCACGAGCCTGTTGAACCTGGGCCTCGCGGTCCCGGCCGACAAGATCGCCGTGGCCCGTGACCGTCTCGACGGCACCGGCCGCTTCGAGTACGGCCCCACCACGAACCACGTGATCGACCTCGTCCCGACCGACTCCAACGGAATCGTCTTCGGCCGCACCCCGGCACGCGTCCTCAACATCGCGTACCTGACCCCGAACGCCGCGACCAAGGGCGGGTTCTTCCCGGCCGGCGTCAACGGCGACATCAACGCGAGCGGCGCCCCCGGCGACCCGACCGCGTAG
- the corA gene encoding magnesium/cobalt transporter CorA: MPLIDNGVYVAGTRIENPRSLDETYRLMRENDGMGWIGLYRPSPAEIRSVAAEFELHPLAVEDALLGHQRAKLERYDEILFAVLRPARYVDSEETVEFGELHIFLGPGFVVTIRHAESPDLMRVRKRMEDNPDLLAQGPEAVLYAILDQVVDEYEPVIAGLENDIDEIENDLFTVEESTGLSERIYNLSREVINFQRAVVPLVKMLEGLQRGSEKYGVDLELQRSLRDVLDHTLLIVERVASFRAILDNALTVHATIVTRRQTDQGIQQNEEVKKISSWAAILFAPTLVASIYGMNFETMPELHWRFGYPFAIGLMILMGVILYAVFRSRKWL; the protein is encoded by the coding sequence ATGCCCCTGATCGACAACGGCGTCTACGTCGCCGGAACACGGATCGAGAATCCCCGGAGCCTCGACGAGACCTACCGCCTCATGCGCGAGAACGACGGGATGGGCTGGATCGGCCTCTACCGCCCCAGCCCGGCCGAGATCCGCTCCGTCGCGGCGGAGTTCGAGCTCCACCCCCTGGCGGTGGAGGACGCCCTGCTCGGCCACCAGCGGGCGAAGCTCGAGCGGTACGACGAGATCCTCTTCGCCGTGCTGCGTCCGGCCCGCTACGTCGACAGCGAGGAGACCGTCGAGTTCGGCGAGCTCCACATCTTCCTGGGGCCCGGGTTCGTCGTGACGATCCGGCACGCCGAGTCGCCCGACCTCATGCGGGTCCGCAAGCGGATGGAGGACAACCCCGACCTCCTCGCTCAGGGGCCGGAGGCGGTCCTCTACGCGATCCTCGACCAGGTCGTCGACGAGTACGAGCCGGTCATCGCCGGGCTCGAGAACGACATCGACGAGATCGAGAACGACCTCTTCACGGTCGAGGAGAGCACGGGGCTGTCGGAGCGCATCTACAACCTCTCCCGCGAGGTCATCAACTTCCAGCGCGCCGTTGTGCCGCTCGTCAAGATGCTCGAGGGCCTGCAGCGCGGCTCGGAGAAGTACGGCGTCGACCTCGAGCTGCAGCGCTCGCTCCGCGACGTGCTCGACCACACGCTGCTCATCGTCGAGCGGGTGGCCTCGTTCCGGGCCATCCTCGACAACGCGCTGACGGTCCACGCGACGATCGTGACGCGACGGCAGACCGACCAGGGGATCCAGCAGAACGAGGAGGTGAAGAAGATCTCGTCCTGGGCGGCGATCCTCTTCGCACCGACCCTCGTCGCGTCGATCTACGGCATGAACTTCGAGACCATGCCCGAGCTCCACTGGCGCTTCGGCTATCCGTTCGCGATCGGCCTGATGATCCTCATGGGCGTCATCCTCTACGCCGTCTTCCGGAGTCGCAAGTGGCTCTGA
- a CDS encoding 4'-phosphopantetheinyl transferase family protein, with the protein MSHATDGVWVLDLDDELLRAATDPGWLDASEVARAERLRDPAASRRYVTAHATLRLLLAEASGTGPDAVLLLRAPCVACGEPHGRPFAPNAPDFSLSRSGRFAAVALGGAQDARVGVDLEVRDPRASLEPLRADVLAPGETSHDLLRTWVRKEALLKASGEGLTRRMTTIRADDPAVRDLDTAGLGLTEGGAGTAGGTDRAGDPVDLVAAVVGVAAPVALFTGASRASTRVRQPMPLAPSRESDA; encoded by the coding sequence ATGAGCCACGCGACGGACGGCGTCTGGGTGCTCGACCTCGACGACGAGCTGCTCCGCGCCGCGACGGACCCGGGGTGGCTCGACGCCTCCGAGGTCGCCCGCGCCGAGCGGCTGCGCGACCCGGCCGCCTCGAGACGGTACGTCACGGCGCACGCGACCCTGCGGCTCCTGCTGGCCGAGGCCTCCGGCACGGGGCCCGATGCGGTGCTCCTCCTGCGAGCGCCCTGCGTCGCCTGCGGCGAGCCGCACGGCCGACCCTTCGCACCGAACGCCCCCGACTTCAGCCTGTCGCGGAGCGGCCGGTTCGCCGCCGTCGCCCTCGGTGGGGCGCAGGATGCCCGGGTCGGCGTCGACCTCGAGGTCCGAGACCCCCGCGCCTCTCTCGAGCCGCTCCGCGCCGACGTCCTCGCGCCCGGCGAGACGTCGCACGACCTCCTCCGGACCTGGGTGCGGAAGGAGGCGCTGCTCAAGGCGTCCGGCGAGGGGCTCACCCGGCGGATGACGACGATCCGCGCGGACGACCCGGCCGTGCGCGACCTCGACACGGCCGGCCTCGGCCTGACCGAGGGAGGGGCGGGCACGGCAGGCGGGACGGATCGGGCCGGCGACCCGGTCGACCTCGTCGCGGCCGTCGTCGGGGTCGCGGCGCCGGTGGCCCTGTTCACCGGCGCGTCACGGGCGTCCACTAGGGTGCGTCAGCCGATGCCCCTCGCTCCGTCCCGGGAAAGTGACGCATGA